Proteins from a single region of Macrotis lagotis isolate mMagLag1 chromosome 2, bilby.v1.9.chrom.fasta, whole genome shotgun sequence:
- the FIGNL2 gene encoding fidgetin-like protein 2 yields MHWTPEHAQPLNQWPDQHLDVSSTTPSPAHKLELPSAGRQRCHYAWAHDDISTLTASNLLKRYAEKYSGVLTSPYDRPALGGYAEATFGAINGVKGDVESWPGTPGTEPPYPVTSLHESLPGTKSASGGAGGGPGGLGGSPILAGNLPEPLYPGNTCGGTSGGPEYGPGYGGGYLATGYCGQASAPLPPPPSAGLLQPPPPPGYGPSSSLYNYPSGGYPAQPGFGGLPPPPPPAPYLSSGLATPTPLPPPAPVPPTPATYNFQPAPPGSEPGISLKRKAFDEGGEDRYHKFSYEPTKPPLPDGSPYPPSNNNGECRGNGYRGKLPGTREEVSGKYGGGGGPPLKVLGSPDYTPHQESFEKFSERVSVERGLAPTSRGGFAVPGEPPKGVDPVALELVTSKMVDCGPPVQWTDIAGQGPLKAALQEELVWPMLRSTTYARGPCPPRTLLLFGPRGVGKSLLGRCLSTQMGSMLLRLSGAALAAQGAGEGGRLLQAAFFAARCRPPTVLVISELEALLPAQEEAPASGSLQAQLLAYLDGGGGTSGEGVVVVGTTPRPGALDEAARRRFAHRFYVSLPDASARGQILQRALTQQGCVLSEGELSALVRGTQGYSGGELVQLCQQAVARAGAGAGGGLPGLQPAPSYEDFEAALAKVCPQASPKELDLYVEWDKMYGSGH; encoded by the coding sequence ATGCACTGGACACCAGAACATGCCCAGCCCCTCAACCAGTGGCCAGATCAGCACCTGGATGTCTCTTCTACCACTCCATCCCCAGCCCACAAGCTGGAGCTGCCCTCTGCAGGCCGTCAGAGATGCCACTATGCCTGGGCCCATGATGACATCTCTACCCTCACAGCCTCCAACCTCCTCAAGCGCTATGCTGAGAAGTACTCAGGTGTCCTCACCTCTCCCTATGACAGGCCTGCCCTGGGGGGCTATGCTGAAGCCACCTTTGGAGCCATCAATGGAGTCAAAGGAGATGTGGAGTCCTGGCCTGGGACGCCTGGGACAGAACCACCGTACCCAGTTACCTCCCTCCATGAGAGTCTCCCAGGAACCAAGTCAGCCAGTGGGGGTGCAGGAGGGGGACCTGGAGGCCTTGGAGGGTCTCCCATATTAGCTGGGAATCTTCCTGAACCTCTATATCCTGGCAATACCTGTGGGGGTACATCTGGAGGGCCAGAGTATGGTCCTGGATATGGTGGGGGGTACCTTGCCACTGGGTACTGTGGGCAAGCGAGTGCACCTCTGCCTCCCCCACCCTCAGCCGGGCTCCTCCAGCCACCTCCTCCCCCTGGCTATGGCCCCTCAAGCTCCTTGTACAATTACCCCTCAGGGGGCTACCCAGCCCAGCCTGGATTTGGgggcctccccccacccccaccccctgccccttACCTTTCCTCAGGTCTGGCAACCCCCACCCCTTTGCCCCCACCAGCGCCTGTCCCACCAACTCCTGCAACCTACAATTTCCAGCCTGCCCCACCAGGGAGTGAGCCAGGCATTTCGCTCAAGCGCAAGGCTTTTGATGAAGGTGGAGAAGATCGATACCACAAGTTTAGTTATGAGCCCACCAAGCCTCCCCTCCCCGATGGTTCCCCCTACCCTCCTTCAAACAACAATGGTGAATGCCGAGGCAATGGGTACCGAGGGAAGCTGCCAGGTACCAGAGAGGAAGTGTCAGGAAAATATGGTGGTGGGGGAGGCCCTCCTCTCAAGGTGTTGGGCTCTCCAGATTACACCCCACACCAAGAGTCCTTTGAGAAGTTCTCAGAACGGGTGTCAGTGGAGAGAGGGCTGGCCCCAACCTCTCGGGGGGGCTTCGCTGTCCCTGGAGAGCCTCCTAAGGGTGTGGACCCTGTGGCTCTGGAGCTAGTGACCAGCAAGATGGTGGACTGTGGCCCCCCAGTGCAGTGGACTGACATCGCAGGGCAGGGCCCCCTCAAGGCTGCCCTCCAAGAGGAGCTGGTGTGGCCCATGCTGAGATCAACCACGTATGCCCGTGGGCCTTGCCCACCCCGGACTCTGCTGCTTTTTGGCCCTCGAGGTGTGGGAAAGTCCCTTCTGGGCCGGTGCCTCTCCACCCAGATGGGCTCTATGCTGTTGCGCTTGAGTGGGGCTGCCCTGGCCGCCCAGGGTGCAGGGGAGGGTGGGCGTCTCCTTCAAGCTGCCTTCTTTGCCGCCCGTTGCCGCCCACCCACTGTGCTGGTGATCAGTGAGCTAGAAGCCCTTCTGCCTGCTCAGGAAGAAGCCCCTGCCTCTGGAAGCCTGCAGGCCCAGCTCCTGGCTTACCTAGATGGTGGGGGTGGCACCAGTGGGGAGGGGGTGGTTGTAGTGGGCACCACACCCCGACCTGGGGCATTGGATGAGGCTGCCCGCAGGCGTTTTGCTCACCGATTCTATGTGTCCCTCCCTGATGCATCTGCCCGTGGGCAGATCCTCCAGCGAGCACTCACCCAGCAGGGTTGTGTGCTAAGTGAGGGAGAGCTTTCTGCTCTGGTGCGGGGTACGCAAGGATACTCAGGGGGTGAATTGGTACAATTGTGCCAACAGGCAGTGGCCAGAGCTGGGGCTGGAGCTGGGGGAGGCCTCCCTGGGTTGCAGCCAGCCCCTTCCTATGAAGACTTTGAGGCAGCCTTGGCCAAAGTGTGTCCCCAAGCCTCCCCCAAGGAGCTGGACTTATATGTCGAATGGGACAAAATGTATGGCTCAGGACACTGA